From a region of the Odoribacter splanchnicus DSM 20712 genome:
- the lpxA gene encoding acyl-ACP--UDP-N-acetylglucosamine O-acyltransferase, protein MKQPLAYVHPEAQVADNVVIEPFVTIDKNVVIEEGTRIGSNVTILEGAHIGKNCKIFPGAVIAAVPQDLKFRGEKTIVKIGDNTTIRECVTVNRGTAAKGVTEIGDNCLIMAYAHIAHDCKIGNNCIITNACQLAGEVVVDDFAILGGMTAVHQFVHIGKHVMIQGGSLIGKDVPPYVKAGRLPLSYVGVNSIGLRRREFSNEKINEIQDIYRILYQSGLNNSDAIERIEAEMPASRERDEIIMFVRNSKRGIMKGYMG, encoded by the coding sequence ATGAAACAACCGTTAGCATATGTTCATCCGGAAGCTCAGGTTGCTGATAATGTGGTGATAGAACCCTTTGTGACGATTGATAAAAATGTGGTGATAGAAGAAGGTACGCGGATCGGATCGAATGTAACTATTCTGGAAGGTGCCCATATCGGTAAGAATTGTAAAATTTTTCCGGGAGCAGTGATCGCTGCTGTACCCCAGGATTTGAAATTCAGAGGTGAAAAGACCATTGTAAAAATCGGAGATAATACGACTATCCGCGAATGTGTGACTGTTAATCGGGGCACTGCTGCTAAGGGAGTTACTGAAATCGGGGATAATTGTTTGATTATGGCTTATGCCCATATCGCTCATGACTGTAAGATCGGTAATAATTGTATCATCACCAATGCCTGTCAGTTGGCGGGTGAAGTGGTCGTAGACGATTTTGCGATTCTGGGAGGAATGACCGCTGTCCATCAGTTTGTGCATATCGGCAAACATGTGATGATCCAGGGAGGCTCTTTGATTGGAAAAGATGTACCTCCTTATGTAAAAGCCGGCCGTTTACCGCTTTCATATGTCGGAGTAAATTCTATCGGTTTGCGCCGTCGGGAGTTTTCAAACGAGAAAATTAATGAAATCCAGGATATTTACCGCATTCTTTATCAATCGGGTCTTAACAACTCCGATGCTATCGAAAGAATAGAAGCTGAAATGCCTGCTTCCAGAGAAAGGGATGAAATTATCATGTTTGTCCGCAACAGTAAGCGGGGAATCATGAAGGGATATATGGGATAA
- a CDS encoding bifunctional UDP-3-O-[3-hydroxymyristoyl] N-acetylglucosamine deacetylase/3-hydroxyacyl-ACP dehydratase yields MSVKQNTLKGEFSLKGKGLHTGKEVCATFKPAAENTGYKIVRVDLEEKTEIPALAKYIELVDRASCLQKDGAKVYTLEHAMAALYGCGIDNCVIELSGEEFPILDGSARYYVEEIQKVGIEEQQAERRYFSVKKKMEFYCEASDTRITLLPDDTYSINTMVAYDSPYLAMQFASYSEASTDFAKEIAPCRTFVFLREVEMLLANNLIKGGDLSNAIVIVDRKMDQPEIDRLAKLFGYGNIQIKEGVLNNLELYFDNEPARHKLLDVIGDLALCGRFIKGRVIAERPGHKANTSMAKMIYKEILAEEKDDAYPIDLDLDATPLMDINKIRTLLPHRPPFLLVDKIYKVTENMVIGCKNVTMNEPHFVGHFPDEPVMPGVLIVEAMSQCGGILVLSGVPDPENYSTYFMKIDGVKFRNKVVPGDTLVFKLITTAPIKRGIVQMKGYAYVGKKLVCEGEFMAQVAKTKNL; encoded by the coding sequence ATGTCAGTGAAACAAAACACATTAAAAGGAGAATTTTCATTAAAAGGCAAAGGTTTGCATACGGGTAAAGAAGTATGTGCTACCTTTAAGCCGGCAGCGGAAAATACCGGATATAAAATTGTCAGAGTCGATCTCGAAGAGAAAACCGAGATTCCGGCACTGGCGAAATATATTGAATTGGTAGATCGCGCCAGTTGTCTGCAAAAAGACGGAGCCAAAGTATATACTTTAGAGCATGCTATGGCTGCTTTATACGGTTGCGGTATAGATAACTGTGTGATCGAACTGTCGGGAGAAGAATTTCCGATTTTGGATGGGAGTGCCCGTTATTATGTGGAAGAGATTCAAAAAGTTGGGATTGAAGAGCAACAAGCAGAACGCCGTTATTTTTCAGTAAAGAAAAAAATGGAATTTTATTGCGAAGCTTCGGATACCCGCATTACATTATTGCCGGATGATACGTATTCTATCAATACCATGGTAGCTTACGATTCTCCTTATCTGGCGATGCAGTTCGCTTCTTATTCGGAAGCTTCTACTGATTTTGCGAAAGAGATCGCCCCTTGCCGTACTTTTGTATTTCTGCGGGAAGTGGAAATGTTGCTGGCCAATAATCTGATTAAAGGAGGAGATTTGAGTAATGCGATCGTTATCGTCGACCGTAAGATGGATCAGCCCGAAATCGATCGTTTGGCTAAATTGTTCGGTTACGGGAATATTCAGATTAAAGAAGGTGTTCTCAATAATCTGGAACTTTATTTCGATAATGAGCCTGCCCGTCATAAATTATTGGACGTTATCGGTGATCTGGCTTTATGTGGCCGTTTTATCAAAGGCCGGGTGATTGCTGAGAGACCCGGACATAAAGCAAATACTTCTATGGCCAAGATGATCTATAAAGAAATTCTGGCTGAAGAGAAAGACGATGCTTATCCTATAGATCTGGATTTAGATGCCACTCCGCTGATGGACATCAATAAGATCCGTACTTTACTGCCTCACCGCCCACCGTTTTTATTGGTCGATAAGATTTATAAAGTAACTGAAAACATGGTGATCGGTTGCAAGAATGTGACCATGAACGAGCCTCATTTTGTCGGACATTTTCCTGATGAGCCGGTGATGCCGGGCGTGTTGATTGTGGAAGCGATGTCGCAATGTGGTGGTATATTGGTGCTGAGTGGAGTGCCTGATCCCGAAAACTATTCGACTTATTTTATGAAGATCGACGGGGTGAAATTCCGGAATAAAGTAGTGCCCGGTGACACACTGGTCTTCAAATTAATCACTACAGCACCTATAAAAAGAGGTATCGTGCAGATGAAGGGATATGCTTATGTTGGAAAAAAACTGGTTTGTGAAGGAGAATTTATGGCTCAGGTCGCAAAAACCAAAAACTTATAA
- the lpxD gene encoding UDP-3-O-(3-hydroxymyristoyl)glucosamine N-acyltransferase yields MEFKAKDIAALLKGVVEGDGEVMVNNVSKIEEGKPNTLAFLANPKYEHYIYTTAASVVLVNHDFSPVQQVPCTLIRVPSAYEAIASLLQMYDSMRSRPTGIEQPSYIGEGAVIGEAPYVGAFAYIGKGAKIGNDVKIYPQVYIGEGVVIGDHTTIYAGAKIYYGCVIGSGCTIHAGTVIGADGFGFAPNGDNYNKVPQIGNVVIEDNVEIGANACIDRATMGSTRIKKGVKLDNLVQIAHNVVVGENTVMAAQCGIAGTTKVGAHCMFGGQVGIAGHLRIEDKTMLAAQSGVTNDVPEGSVFMGAPAFDVSKYRKCYVLFRKLPELYGQLRDLEKEIQTLKSKQ; encoded by the coding sequence ATGGAATTCAAGGCGAAAGATATTGCTGCATTATTAAAAGGTGTAGTTGAAGGGGATGGGGAAGTGATGGTTAATAATGTATCTAAAATTGAAGAAGGAAAGCCCAATACATTGGCCTTTCTGGCAAATCCCAAATATGAACACTATATTTATACGACAGCTGCTTCTGTCGTTTTGGTGAATCATGACTTTTCTCCTGTACAGCAGGTACCCTGTACCTTAATCCGGGTGCCTTCGGCTTATGAAGCGATCGCTTCTTTGTTGCAGATGTACGATAGTATGCGTTCCCGGCCGACAGGTATCGAACAACCTTCTTATATCGGTGAAGGGGCGGTTATCGGTGAAGCTCCTTATGTGGGAGCTTTTGCTTATATCGGTAAAGGGGCGAAAATCGGTAATGATGTAAAAATCTATCCTCAGGTTTATATCGGTGAGGGTGTTGTGATCGGTGATCATACGACGATCTATGCCGGGGCAAAAATCTATTATGGCTGTGTGATCGGTAGTGGATGTACGATCCATGCCGGAACGGTGATCGGCGCAGATGGTTTTGGTTTTGCTCCCAATGGGGATAATTATAATAAAGTGCCACAGATTGGTAATGTCGTTATTGAAGATAATGTGGAGATTGGTGCCAATGCTTGTATTGACCGGGCAACTATGGGGTCTACCCGTATAAAAAAAGGCGTAAAACTGGATAATCTGGTTCAGATCGCTCACAATGTGGTGGTGGGAGAAAATACGGTGATGGCGGCTCAGTGTGGCATTGCCGGAACAACTAAGGTGGGTGCGCATTGTATGTTCGGCGGACAGGTCGGTATTGCCGGACATCTCAGGATTGAAGACAAGACGATGCTTGCCGCTCAATCCGGGGTTACGAACGATGTCCCCGAAGGATCCGTATTTATGGGAGCACCTGCTTTCGATGTTTCGAAATATCGGAAATGTTATGTGCTGTTCAGAAAATTACCTGAATTATACGGGCAGCTCCGGGATTTGGAAAAAGAAATACAAACATTAAAGTCAAAACAATAA
- the rimP gene encoding ribosome assembly cofactor RimP, translating into MKTEEIKHLIEPVLTEHHLFLVELKISKDNVIEVFVDALEGVNIQTCIAVSREIESSLNRDEEDFELTVSSAGLGYPFKVEQQYQKNLGKSVEIKLNDHTKLNGILLRFTPEEIVIEQEEKKIIEGSKRKQLVKTERTIVRNDIKEIKDIVKF; encoded by the coding sequence ATGAAAACGGAAGAAATCAAACACCTCATAGAACCGGTTCTGACAGAACACCATTTATTTCTGGTCGAATTGAAGATTTCTAAAGACAATGTTATCGAAGTCTTTGTCGATGCTCTGGAAGGAGTCAACATACAGACTTGTATCGCCGTCAGCCGGGAGATCGAATCTTCACTCAACCGGGATGAAGAGGATTTCGAATTGACCGTATCCAGTGCCGGACTAGGTTATCCTTTCAAAGTGGAGCAACAATATCAAAAAAATCTGGGTAAAAGTGTCGAAATAAAGCTGAACGACCATACCAAACTAAATGGTATATTACTTCGTTTCACCCCGGAAGAAATTGTCATCGAACAGGAAGAGAAAAAAATCATCGAAGGAAGCAAACGGAAACAATTGGTAAAAACAGAGCGGACAATTGTCCGAAACGACATCAAAGAAATCAAAGATATCGTGAAATTTTGA
- the nusA gene encoding transcription termination factor NusA gives MENINLIDSFAEFKEFKNIDRATLMRVLEDIFRNMLLKRYGTDENFDIIINIDKGDLEIWRNRTVVEDDKLENPNSEITLTEAKKIDEDYELGEEVTDEVKFKDFGRRSVLALRQNLSARILELEKDNVYNKYKDKVGQIILGEVYQVWKKEMLVLDDEGNELILPKQEQIPTDFFKKGDSIKAVVIRVEMRNSNPYIILSRTSPVFLERLFENEVPEIFDGLITIKNVVRVPGERAKVAVESYDDRIDPVGACVGMKGSRIHGIVRELRNENIDVINYTNNLQLYITRALNPAKIKNIEIDEAHKKANVYLDPEEVSLAIGKGGLNIKLASQLTGYDIDVYRELDQAQEEDVNLDEFADEIEGWVIDELKRVGCDTAKSVLELSESELESRTDLEIETIREVLNILKAEFE, from the coding sequence ATGGAAAATATTAATCTGATAGATTCATTCGCTGAATTTAAAGAATTCAAAAACATAGACCGGGCCACATTGATGAGAGTATTGGAAGATATTTTCAGAAATATGCTGTTGAAAAGATATGGTACGGATGAAAATTTTGACATCATCATCAACATCGACAAAGGTGACCTCGAAATCTGGCGGAATCGTACTGTTGTAGAAGATGACAAACTGGAAAATCCCAATAGCGAGATTACTTTAACCGAAGCGAAAAAAATCGATGAAGATTATGAACTCGGAGAAGAAGTTACGGATGAAGTAAAATTCAAAGACTTCGGCCGCCGTTCTGTATTAGCTTTACGGCAGAATCTCTCCGCCCGTATTCTGGAATTGGAGAAAGACAATGTTTACAATAAATATAAGGATAAAGTCGGACAAATCATTTTGGGTGAAGTCTATCAGGTATGGAAAAAAGAAATGCTGGTCCTGGATGACGAAGGCAATGAATTGATTTTACCCAAACAGGAACAAATCCCGACAGACTTTTTCAAAAAAGGAGATTCCATCAAAGCCGTGGTCATTCGGGTAGAAATGCGGAATTCCAATCCTTACATTATCTTATCGAGAACTTCTCCGGTATTCCTGGAAAGATTATTTGAAAACGAAGTACCTGAAATTTTCGACGGTCTGATCACGATCAAGAACGTAGTCCGGGTACCGGGAGAGAGAGCCAAAGTTGCCGTAGAATCCTACGACGACCGTATCGATCCGGTGGGTGCTTGTGTGGGTATGAAAGGTTCGAGAATACATGGTATTGTCAGAGAGTTGAGAAATGAAAATATCGATGTGATCAATTATACCAATAATTTACAACTCTACATCACTCGTGCTTTAAATCCGGCTAAGATCAAAAATATCGAAATCGACGAAGCCCATAAAAAAGCAAATGTCTACCTCGATCCGGAAGAAGTATCACTGGCTATCGGTAAAGGTGGATTGAACATCAAATTGGCCAGTCAGCTGACCGGTTACGATATCGACGTATATCGCGAACTCGATCAAGCCCAGGAAGAAGATGTCAATCTGGATGAATTCGCCGATGAAATCGAAGGTTGGGTGATCGACGAACTGAAACGTGTCGGCTGTGACACTGCCAAGAGTGTATTAGAACTCAGCGAGTCAGAACTGGAAAGCCGGACAGACCTTGAAATTGAGACCATACGTGAGGTTCTCAATATTTTAAAAGCAGAATTTGAATAA
- the infB gene encoding translation initiation factor IF-2, with amino-acid sequence MAVRLSKIAREFNVGLSTIVEFLHSKGIKISSDPNAKLTDEDYALVAKEFSSDSQVKKESSLVDLKNTRKKKETVTIDNAGNISSGNEDTEEEEEEFISIKDEVRFENKIKIVDHIDLNPEKKTQPEPVEAKVEQPKRETQEEITEKVEEPKVTRVEVEETQEEERKVTPEVEPEISVQMEESSESTPFKVAQPALKDVKVVGTIDLDAINQRTRPPKKSKQERERDRREQKKANKPFVSAAKTEQPVASPSTDIVNKGEEDADIRKKRKRIHRQDEKIQVEAATIPAKNAKIEENKRKLKKLKKKKNEKTEISDEDIDKQIKDTFARLGSKGKSQTAKHRRDKRDAAQQKLQAELEQEEKEKSILKLTEFVTVAELATMMNISVTEVISACMSLGLFVSINQRLDAETINIVADEFGYSVEFVSIEIQEAIDEEEEDSEENLLPRPPIVTVMGHVDHGKTSLLDSIRKTNVIAGEAGGITQHIGAYNVKLSDGRTITFLDTPGHEAFTAMRARGAQVTDIAIIIVAADDNVMPQTIEAINHASAAGVPIVFAINKIDKPGANPDKIREELANMNYLVEEWGGKYQCQEIAAKKGLNIEELLEKVLLEAELLDMKANPHKKATGSIIESSLDKGRGYVATVLVQSGTLKVGDIVLAGQYFGHVKAMFNERGEKMEKAGPSEPALILGLNGAPQAGDKFNVMGNEKEARQLANKREQLQREQGLRTQKHITLDEIGRRIAIGNFQELNVIVKGDVDGSIEALSDSLIKLSTDEIQVNIIHKAVGQITEGDVLLAAASNAIIVGFQVRPSMGARKLAEKEQIDIRLYSVIYQAIEELKSAMEGMLSPEIKEEIIATVEVLETFKISKVGTIAGCIVRDGKITRTAKIRVIREGIVIYTGVLGSLKRFKDDVKEVTKGFECGLNIENYNDIRVGDMIEGYQEVEVKKTL; translated from the coding sequence ATGGCAGTAAGATTAAGTAAAATAGCCCGAGAATTTAACGTAGGTTTATCTACTATTGTAGAGTTCCTGCACAGTAAGGGGATCAAAATATCCTCAGATCCGAATGCAAAGTTAACGGATGAAGATTATGCTTTGGTTGCAAAAGAATTTTCATCTGACAGCCAGGTAAAAAAAGAGTCCTCTCTGGTTGATCTGAAAAATACCAGAAAGAAAAAAGAGACTGTCACAATAGACAACGCTGGCAACATCTCTTCAGGAAACGAAGATACAGAAGAAGAGGAAGAGGAATTCATTTCGATTAAAGATGAAGTGAGATTCGAAAATAAAATTAAGATTGTCGATCATATCGATCTGAATCCGGAGAAAAAAACACAACCGGAACCGGTAGAAGCAAAGGTTGAACAACCGAAAAGAGAAACTCAGGAAGAAATAACCGAAAAAGTGGAAGAACCGAAAGTAACCCGGGTTGAAGTAGAAGAAACTCAGGAAGAAGAAAGAAAAGTAACACCAGAAGTGGAGCCCGAAATTTCCGTACAAATGGAAGAGTCTTCCGAATCCACTCCTTTCAAAGTAGCACAACCTGCGCTGAAAGATGTAAAAGTAGTGGGTACAATCGACCTGGACGCCATCAACCAACGTACCAGACCTCCGAAAAAAAGTAAACAGGAACGGGAACGGGATCGCCGTGAACAGAAAAAAGCCAACAAGCCTTTCGTATCGGCCGCTAAAACCGAACAGCCGGTAGCAAGCCCATCGACAGATATCGTTAATAAGGGAGAAGAGGATGCAGATATCCGTAAAAAACGGAAAAGAATTCATCGTCAGGATGAAAAAATTCAGGTGGAAGCAGCTACCATTCCGGCCAAAAATGCCAAAATTGAAGAAAATAAGCGGAAACTGAAAAAGCTGAAGAAAAAGAAAAACGAAAAGACTGAAATCTCCGATGAAGATATCGACAAGCAAATCAAAGATACTTTTGCCCGCTTAGGAAGCAAAGGAAAATCACAGACTGCAAAACACCGTCGGGATAAGCGGGATGCTGCACAGCAAAAGTTACAGGCCGAACTGGAACAAGAAGAAAAGGAAAAGAGCATTCTGAAACTAACGGAATTCGTGACGGTAGCCGAATTGGCAACCATGATGAATATTAGTGTGACAGAGGTTATCTCTGCTTGTATGTCGCTCGGACTTTTTGTATCTATCAACCAACGCTTGGATGCAGAAACGATCAATATTGTTGCCGATGAATTCGGCTATTCGGTTGAATTTGTAAGCATTGAAATTCAGGAAGCCATCGACGAAGAGGAAGAAGATTCCGAAGAGAACCTGTTGCCACGTCCGCCGATTGTCACTGTTATGGGGCACGTCGACCATGGTAAAACCTCTTTATTGGATAGTATTCGTAAAACCAATGTCATCGCAGGTGAAGCCGGTGGTATCACACAGCATATCGGAGCTTACAACGTAAAATTGAGTGACGGCCGGACGATCACTTTCCTGGATACTCCGGGGCACGAAGCATTTACAGCGATGCGTGCCCGTGGTGCTCAAGTGACCGATATCGCTATCATCATCGTCGCTGCCGACGATAACGTCATGCCTCAAACCATCGAGGCGATCAACCACGCCAGTGCTGCGGGAGTACCTATTGTGTTTGCCATCAACAAAATAGATAAACCGGGAGCGAATCCGGACAAAATCCGGGAAGAACTGGCCAATATGAATTATCTGGTGGAAGAATGGGGAGGAAAATACCAATGTCAGGAAATCGCAGCTAAGAAAGGCTTAAATATCGAAGAGTTGCTGGAGAAGGTATTGTTAGAAGCCGAACTTCTGGATATGAAAGCCAATCCTCATAAGAAAGCTACCGGTTCTATCATCGAATCGTCTTTGGACAAAGGACGTGGATATGTAGCTACAGTGCTCGTACAATCCGGAACGCTTAAAGTAGGTGATATTGTGCTTGCCGGCCAGTATTTCGGACACGTCAAAGCCATGTTCAACGAACGGGGAGAAAAAATGGAGAAGGCAGGTCCTTCCGAACCGGCTTTAATATTAGGTTTGAACGGTGCTCCACAGGCAGGTGACAAATTCAATGTAATGGGGAACGAGAAAGAAGCGCGGCAACTTGCCAATAAACGGGAACAGCTCCAGCGTGAACAAGGTCTGCGTACTCAGAAACACATCACTCTGGACGAAATCGGACGCCGTATCGCTATCGGTAATTTCCAGGAATTGAATGTGATTGTTAAAGGCGACGTCGACGGTTCTATCGAAGCGTTGTCCGATTCACTGATCAAGCTGTCTACAGATGAGATCCAGGTGAACATCATTCACAAAGCTGTCGGACAGATTACAGAAGGAGATGTACTACTGGCTGCAGCCTCGAATGCAATCATCGTCGGGTTCCAGGTACGTCCGTCTATGGGCGCCCGTAAACTGGCTGAAAAAGAACAGATAGATATCCGGCTTTATTCTGTCATCTACCAGGCGATCGAAGAATTGAAATCAGCTATGGAAGGAATGCTTTCTCCGGAAATCAAAGAAGAAATCATTGCAACGGTCGAAGTTCTGGAAACCTTCAAAATCTCCAAAGTGGGTACCATCGCCGGTTGTATCGTCCGTGACGGCAAGATCACCCGTACAGCGAAAATCCGGGTTATCCGCGAAGGTATCGTTATTTACACCGGTGTTTTGGGTTCTTTGAAACGTTTTAAGGACGATGTAAAGGAAGTAACCAAAGGATTCGAATGTGGTCTGAATATCGAGAACTACAACGACATCCGGGTCGGAGACATGATCGAAGGATACCAGGAAGTGGAAGTGAAAAAAACACTTTAA
- a CDS encoding protein-disulfide reductase DsbD domain-containing protein, producing the protein MKKILVIMVLFAAFTTGLTAQVLKPVKWQITQKKVSDGVYDIICKATVDGGWHLYDTKLPEGGPLPTTFNMDEDETSGIELVGEFKATEKALTEHSEAFDMDLKYFINAATFVQRVKVTSAKAKLVGYVEYMSCSGGQCTPPAEADFSFDLTK; encoded by the coding sequence ATGAAGAAGATATTGGTTATAATGGTACTGTTCGCAGCATTTACAACAGGACTGACAGCTCAGGTTTTAAAACCCGTAAAATGGCAAATCACCCAGAAAAAAGTGAGTGACGGAGTATATGATATCATCTGCAAAGCTACTGTAGACGGCGGATGGCATTTATACGACACGAAACTTCCCGAAGGCGGACCTCTGCCAACCACCTTCAATATGGATGAAGATGAAACCAGCGGTATCGAACTGGTAGGTGAATTCAAAGCGACAGAGAAAGCTCTGACCGAACATAGCGAAGCGTTCGATATGGATCTGAAATATTTTATCAATGCCGCTACTTTTGTTCAACGGGTCAAGGTAACCAGCGCAAAAGCTAAATTAGTGGGTTATGTAGAATATATGTCTTGCTCCGGCGGACAATGTACTCCTCCTGCAGAAGCAGATTTCAGTTTTGATTTAACAAAATAA
- a CDS encoding CapA family protein yields MKHFLLVFLISGYIPALAQPWLYRDNSPELDSLSFFFFGDVMQHEPQISGAWNAETADYDYLPCFQYITPYWQKADYVIANLETTLSDRGYSGYPQFCAPWQLARDLKACGVDILTTNNNHSCDKGHRGIAKTIYYLDSLQFPHTGTFTDTTAWITRSPLYIRQGKFKIALISYTYGTNGIPVTHGQVVSMIDTFHMARQIEKALLDTVTNIIAVMHWGEEYFTAPNATQKKLSSWLHERGADIVIGSHPHVIQPISYIQHEQDTLGVTVFSLGNFVSNQSKRYTNGGLGVHLTLYRQNGKTRYRMQTLSNYVYRPLEDGKRRYYVIPEPEAHRILASQDSLLYTRFFQDTDSIIGHIAPKFQLE; encoded by the coding sequence ATGAAACATTTCCTGTTGGTTTTTCTGATTTCAGGATATATCCCGGCTTTAGCCCAACCCTGGTTATACCGGGATAATAGTCCGGAATTGGATAGCCTGAGCTTTTTTTTCTTCGGAGACGTCATGCAACACGAACCTCAGATCAGCGGGGCCTGGAATGCAGAGACAGCTGATTACGACTATCTGCCCTGTTTTCAGTACATCACTCCTTATTGGCAAAAAGCCGATTATGTCATCGCCAATCTGGAAACGACTTTATCCGACAGGGGGTATAGTGGTTATCCTCAATTTTGTGCTCCCTGGCAACTTGCCCGTGATTTAAAAGCATGTGGAGTCGACATCCTGACCACCAATAACAATCATTCCTGCGACAAAGGACATCGCGGTATAGCTAAAACCATATACTATCTGGATTCCCTGCAATTCCCCCATACCGGTACCTTTACCGATACAACGGCTTGGATTACCCGTTCTCCCCTTTATATTCGCCAGGGAAAATTCAAGATTGCCCTGATCAGTTATACTTATGGGACTAACGGTATTCCGGTAACCCACGGCCAGGTCGTTTCCATGATCGATACCTTTCATATGGCCCGCCAAATCGAAAAGGCCCTTTTAGACACGGTTACCAATATCATTGCAGTCATGCACTGGGGTGAAGAGTATTTTACAGCTCCGAATGCAACTCAAAAAAAACTTTCTTCCTGGTTGCACGAACGGGGAGCCGACATCGTCATCGGTTCACACCCACACGTCATCCAACCGATAAGCTATATTCAACACGAACAGGACACACTGGGTGTTACTGTCTTCTCTTTAGGAAATTTTGTATCCAACCAAAGTAAACGATATACAAACGGAGGCTTGGGAGTTCACCTCACTCTTTACCGCCAAAACGGGAAAACCCGTTACCGGATGCAAACCCTCAGTAACTATGTCTATCGTCCGCTGGAAGATGGGAAAAGACGTTATTATGTCATCCCCGAACCGGAAGCCCACCGAATCCTCGCCAGCCAGGACTCTTTGCTCTATACCCGATTTTTTCAGGATACCGATTCGATTATCGGTCATATAGCACCGAAATTCCAATTAGAATAG
- a CDS encoding methylglyoxal synthase has translation MKIAVIAHDGKKAEMVAFLNRHMDFLKSVGTEIVATGTTGKHAQDAGLEVERLLSGPLGGDAQIAALVAEHQIAMVIFFRDPLGKHPHEPDVQMLMRVCDVHNVPIATNPASAEMMIRGFLDMHQK, from the coding sequence ATGAAAATTGCAGTAATTGCACATGATGGAAAAAAAGCCGAAATGGTAGCTTTCCTGAACAGACACATGGACTTTCTGAAATCCGTAGGTACAGAAATCGTAGCTACCGGAACTACAGGGAAACATGCACAGGATGCAGGTTTGGAAGTTGAACGCTTACTATCAGGGCCGTTGGGAGGTGATGCTCAGATTGCCGCATTGGTAGCTGAACACCAAATTGCGATGGTAATTTTCTTTCGGGATCCGCTGGGTAAACACCCACACGAACCGGATGTACAAATGTTAATGCGGGTATGTGACGTTCACAACGTACCTATCGCGACCAATCCAGCCAGCGCTGAAATGATGATTCGGGGATTCCTCGATATGCATCAGAAGTAA
- a CDS encoding DUF6769 family protein, which yields MKTFAQTILIYYICAKYKIRMIRKFTAITLLSMASIVMLAFVVFPHHHHNEYICFATAHCQDEGENEEHSHDTGSSNHRCVKNLFQTQINRGQNVEHQSEEGAYHHFSLSLFLVSNILEFLSSEAEQQCDSDSYYQEKLHTACYISALAGRASPFTV from the coding sequence ATGAAAACCTTTGCACAAACCATTCTCATCTATTATATTTGTGCAAAATATAAGATTCGGATGATCAGGAAATTTACAGCAATAACGCTTCTTTCTATGGCCAGCATAGTGATGCTTGCTTTTGTTGTATTTCCACATCATCATCACAACGAATATATCTGTTTCGCAACCGCTCACTGCCAGGATGAAGGAGAAAACGAAGAGCACAGTCATGACACAGGCAGTAGCAATCATCGGTGTGTAAAAAATCTTTTTCAAACCCAGATCAACCGGGGCCAAAATGTAGAACATCAGAGCGAAGAAGGAGCCTATCATCATTTTAGCCTCTCGTTGTTTCTTGTTTCCAATATTCTTGAATTCTTATCTTCTGAAGCAGAGCAACAATGTGATTCCGATAGTTATTATCAGGAAAAACTTCATACAGCCTGTTATATATCAGCCTTGGCCGGCCGAGCCTCTCCTTTTACAGTATAG